The Endozoicomonas sp. 4G DNA segment GGCGGCCAAGCGGAAACCGCGCTTATTTTTGTAATCAAGGTCGAGATAATTTACTGCGGCATTGGAGAAAAACCTTTCCCCCTGGTAACTGGCAAACAGACTGCCACCTACACTGGTGGTTTTAAAGTCGGACTGCTCAGGCTTGTAACGGGTTTCAGCACCTTGTATAGCGACCCCCAGCTTGAGGCTTTCTGTCAATTGATAGTGAAGGCCGGCGTGGATTGCATAGCCCTTGTTGTCGTCGGCTTTTTTATCAACAGCATCATAAATCTGGTTTTCTACTCCAGCTCCGCCACCGCCAAAGAATGACAGGGTGCCTGGCGCCACGTCCCGCCAGCGGTACTGTGCCAGCTCGTTAAAAATGCTGCCATCCAGTGTGGTGGAATGAGAGTCTGCAATTCTTGGCAGGCCGCCGACCTCGGTAGCCCCTCTGACAGCCGACAAAATATAATCGCTGCCTATCTTGTGCATATAGCTGGAGGGGTGCAGGCCGTCCCAGAATACGGACTGGTTTGCAACGCCTGTTATAACGCGTTTTCTCTCGTCACCACCTTTAACACTGGAGTCGGGCTTTATACACGGAACGCTGTTTTCGCCCTTAACCATGCAGGTGATATCTACGTTTTCAGGGGGAAGATTAACAAGACCATAGGCTGCCGGGTTATCAGATACTTCTTTAAGCAGTCCGTACAAGTTCATATAGAAGACATTGGCATTGGAATTTTTGAGTTCTTTGAGGACGGAGCTATCAATGTCTTTGCTGTAGGTTCTGATGGCAGAGCGTTTGTCAGCCAACAATTTCTCTCCTCCCGGTGTTTCTCCGAGATTGGGAACATTGAGCATAAAGATATAGCGAGCGCCATAGCTATGGAGCGCATTGACACTGGCTATCAGGTTCCGGGCGACTTGCAGGGGTGTACGAAGCCCGAGCCTCTCAAATTCGACGTCATTGCTACCGCCCAGAATCATGTACATGGCTTTCTTATCTGCCTGGCCATGGTTTCTCATAAAGAAAGTATTCTGCTTCTGGGACTTGAAAATTTCCAGGTTCAACGGCGTGTAGGGTTTATCAGACGTGACGGATAACAGGATTTCCTCACTGGAGTTACCGCTCACAGCAAAGTTATTGCCGCCATCCATAGAGGGGCGAAGATTAAACCCCATGGTGCCGGCAACATTCTGGTTGTACAGGGTTTTGTCTGAGAACTTGAGTGGCACTTTCCGCCCGTGATAATCGATTTTCAGGTTTCCCGTATCTGAGATGCTGTCTCCAAAGCTATAAAACTGGCTATAAAGTTCGTTAGCCTGGACAGGGGATAGCATTAAGGAAAGAGCTGCCAGTGAAAGTATTTTTCGGCAAAAGGGAGTTAAAAACGGGACTGCTTTCATGAGAAACCCTTGTTGTGGATCAGTTTACGTCAGTCATTCCATTGTTTACACGTTCCAATAAAATAAAATCAGGACTCTGTTCGAGAATAGACTGCCCTACTGTGGTAGCAACAAATTGGTAAAAAAAATTTTTGCCGTTCCCGGCCAGGCCTTTGGAACTCTTTCACAAGTATTCAGTCTATGGCTTTTGATACCGGGAACGCTTCAGGTACACTCAGCTCCCCGTTTTTTTTGATAACGCTTTGTTTTTTTATGACATCCGA contains these protein-coding regions:
- a CDS encoding autotransporter domain-containing protein; the protein is MLSPVQANELYSQFYSFGDSISDTGNLKIDYHGRKVPLKFSDKTLYNQNVAGTMGFNLRPSMDGGNNFAVSGNSSEEILLSVTSDKPYTPLNLEIFKSQKQNTFFMRNHGQADKKAMYMILGGSNDVEFERLGLRTPLQVARNLIASVNALHSYGARYIFMLNVPNLGETPGGEKLLADKRSAIRTYSKDIDSSVLKELKNSNANVFYMNLYGLLKEVSDNPAAYGLVNLPPENVDITCMVKGENSVPCIKPDSSVKGGDERKRVITGVANQSVFWDGLHPSSYMHKIGSDYILSAVRGATEVGGLPRIADSHSTTLDGSIFNELAQYRWRDVAPGTLSFFGGGGAGVENQIYDAVDKKADDNKGYAIHAGLHYQLTESLKLGVAIQGAETRYKPEQSDFKTTSVGGSLFASYQGERFFSNAAVNYLDLDYKNKRGFRLAALTRKESSSTSGKLYGLTLDAGYALYDNGQLKAGPVVSASYHKSSVDGFAESGDSLSALVFGDQELDFKNAAAGVFLDAINDKTRLGLQLDYNKDLNSDDVRTVNLRQKKFSRMAYLPADISNNDAWRMKVRVGHSLTPDVEIYGSYQFSKAIDYPIDYQALQVGISWSM